TTGTTGGACATAAATCGTTGGGTGTCCATGCGGGGTTCCCCTatgactcactgtcaaacggGCGTTCTGGATGCAAAGTCTGGATGTAGCGATGGGAAAATGCGACTGCAAAAAGGGGGCCTTAAGAAAACCTCGCAGTCAATAACAGTGTGCTGCCTCCCATGAATGGGTTCCAAAACTAGGAAAGAAAATATATCGATGCTTTTCTAACAACATAAGACATCAACTCAAATCATTCGATACCATGGTTcttgctcactgtcaatgcaaACATGCGGGAGCTAATCAATTATATCAGAGGAGACTTACACCTACAGTTAGCTGTAAAAGTGCTCGAATTAATTTTTGCTAGGATTCTACGTGCGACCCACGCTTATTAATTTCCCCCTCTTTTATCTTAGATACTGCATCTTCAGAGGGTCTACGAGTCGTGACCATAACACGCGCAAGCAGAAAGCCTACCACTTTGAAATGTGCTCACAGTAAGCGCTGATAGGCGACGCTGCGTCGTTTTCTACGCGACAAAGTGTCAACGACGAAAGATCAAGGGTGGGGTATTGATACGAGAGGACAAACAtaccttcacagtcagtcattTGAGTACTCAAGTATGCGTGAGCTACGGACTGGATTGGCGGTGGCGGCCATGATTGagtatgttgttgttgcgtcGGCAGAACCCGCGGCACTTGCTGCGTATGGACACCACGATTCAAAGTGCGTTGAAAATTTTGATGTGGACCAGGCTTTACGCAAGACTGGGTACAGGGATCAGATAACACTCTGGCGAACGAACGACTGGACGGACAAGTTCATAACTGCTTATGGGACGAGAGACATGGTTTTCTGTGATGGGTGGGACGCTACTTATTCCCCAGGATTCCATGATCGCGAATCCAACGTAGGTTACGCATGGCTTCACAGCGTGCAGGACAAGACAGAGTCAGGATGCCGTGTCTATGACTACCCGAACAACGAGTATATCTACTGCGACGGAGAGGCAGGAGGGATGCTGGCCTGTGACGGGCCCTTGCTAAATGCGACGTTCTTCAGCGACATGGGCGCGAGGGGTTAGGATTGTGACAGTTGGTGGTGGCTGACTGAATACCTGTCCGAAACCGCTACGCTCGACGACATTGCTCGGGCGTGTGTGACGAGAGCAATGGAGCAACCAACTATGAAAGTTCGAAAGAGGTCGTCGATTCATTGAAGTAGGCCAAGCCGGGCAAAAGTTCGAAAACAAACCAAACAGAAAGACATCACGCTTGTCGTACTTGCATCACATCCTCTCTCACTAGAATATTCGATTCTAGCGTACAATGTATATGCTTCTATTTGCCACCCAACGCAACTTACAACACATATGGGCTCGACGTATACACCAACattttttttctttcaaatATGATGGAGATACCAAGACACAGAGCGTGAACCGTGGTAGAGACGCCAATGACGTGACAGTCTGTCAGGGTGTCGAAGAAGATCGTGCTCTTGCGACTACTATCAAACAATGGGCGCTGATAAGTAACGATGGCTCCTGGCATCAATCCTAATCTCATCTTTTTTTGTTGGAGCCATCCTCGAACAAAGCATTGTCTTACAGAAGCAAACATGATTTCAATCCCTTGACGTTTCCTAAACGTAAACTACGCGAGAATCTACAATCGCTTGCAAAATTGCTTTACAGACAATTACACGAACTAActcttctttccattggATCATCTTGAAATAAACGGACAGGCTAGTGACAAGACAATGTTCCACGACACCGCAATTGGTGATAAACCCATATCCTTTACTGATTTTTTGCCTGACGCTTTCGTTCCTCCCATTCGGCCTTCCATTTTTTGTGCATGTGACCGTTCATCCAGCTGTGTAAATCCTTGTCCCGGTCCCATTGATGTACGACGGGTGATAATGTAGCTCCGTCCCATTGGTATACTTCGTGCGTTTTCGGGTTGTAGTTCCCCCAAGCCTTCAACTCTTTCGTGCGTAGTGCCCCGAGATTATTGATAATACCACGGCCTTGTTCCCAGACAATGATTTTTCGGATGCTGTCGGCTTGCGACAGTTTGTTGCTATAATATAGATACTGTGTCACCCAGCACAAAAGTAGGAAGAAATGAATACCGGCATATGTGAGGAACTCAATGACGGACTAATGTAACTCTTTCCTCTGGACACTGTTCCGAAACGTACGTTATGAAAGCCTTGATCACTGCCCGTCATTCGGACGCTGGCTTCGTCATGTTCATTGACCATGGCTCTCAAGTATGTTTCGATGGCTATTTGTTCACCCATGGTGGATCCGGAACAAATCGTCGGCTTGTCCTCGAGTGCCTTGAGCGTTGCCTCTCCATAACCGTTACGGATCCATTTCAAATTCTTGGTCGAAGATCCGAGACGTGTAGCTTCGGTATTCTCGCCGAATAAGTATAATAAACCATCCTCTCGGTCCGGGTGGGTTTCCCGTGGCAAGGAAATGAAGGGATTGGATTGAAAGTAGGAATCGCGCGCGTCCAACAACATGAGCCAGGAGTGCGTATTGTACCGCAAACTCCAAATCCAGTACCATTCGTAACGGATGGTAGCTACCACCCGGCCCTCCCGTGGATCATGAGCAGTCCTTGTAACGTGCCTGAGTTCATCTTTCCAACCGTACACGTGCGGCAAGCGGCACATTTGGAATCCTTTGTTTACCGACCCAAAAAAAACGAGAAGATTGCAAAATAATGAGGACAGCTGCGTGAATATGTACAGAAGCTTCTAGACACATGTCAGGAATGGTACGCACCGTCCGTATCTCCTAATCGCGTAACTCTCCGTTGATTGTTGGGTTCCCCATCGCAATCCAGGGGCATTTGGtagacgacgacggcgggCTTCTCGGGATCGCCTTGGGTGTACGTGTTCAAATAGTCCACAACGTCTTCCCGCACGATCCGTTGTTCCGCAATAGCCAGGACAACATCACCACGAAAACCCGAAGCCGTGAGTGTTTCGAGAAACATCATGTAGTAGCTCAACTTGTACCCCTCGGCGTAGGCAAAAATGGCGTCCTCTTCCGGTCGGTGGGTACCAAAGGTCGGTTCAACGATGACGGTAGCGGTGTCGTCGATGACACGCGTCGGTTTGGGAAAGGCACTGGCGGAATTGACCGCTGCAATGGTGGACGGCTCGAATAAGTGAGCATCGTGTGTCTCCTTGACAAAGGGCTTCCAGTCGCCGTTCTCCTGATCCGCGAATGTACCGTACAACGTTAGATAAAGAACGGAGACCAGTATCACGACGATTGGATTGTGGAGATGCCTTGCACGTTTCATGGTGGATGGGTGGGATGCGTGTGCGCACTGGCGAATTCGGCGGATGTCCAAGGGGGTAGAGGGTCTTCTTCTTTTACGGTGTCAGACTGTCTATAACGTGGAGCCTTTCTCCATGATCAACAACTTCTCCAAGTGGCAGTGCTgatgtgacagtgaagtaATTACCGGAAATGGCTTTAAAGGCTGGGTTTTGGTTTGTTGGCAACAGTCATTCTGGTGTGTCCCGTGCCGACACGACACAACAGAATTTCTCAGTCCGTAAAAGGGGGATGGCTAGATCACCTAGTCTCGCGGGTATGAAAACCATCCACACGACTGATACACGTCATCTTCagaaacatttgcttttggccgtttgcgattcaaaccgaTGCTCTGTCGAGCCTGCAAGCCGATCGAAAGAGGTTACCCTTGACCATTTGCATACCGAATTCTCATTTCGTTCGACTCTTCACAATGAAACTTCCTTAATCATCTAAAATGACCCTATACAAACAACACAACagcattgcttgttttgtgaTGATTGATCTGTCTCTTAATATGCACAATTGTCTGCTGAGATCTCTGCCCAacttgtttgttgttttgtaCTCTGTAAAGGTTTGTTTCcgctctttttgtttggactcttAAAACAATTGCAAGTTTCCAGTCTCAACAATGCCTATGAATTTTCTCTTGTAGTCAGCTAGATGTCACGACTCCGCAAGTATACCATCTTCATAATAAGTGCGAAACACCGGTTGTCTTCATTCTGCTCTACCAAGATTTGTAGCCTGGTATACATTGCTGTACATTGTCGCTCTCCTTGGTAACTTGACTCACTCTCGTGTTGAGGGAGCGGCAAAAACTACTTTCCACATGGGTTAATACAAGTTCACCTGTTCTGGAGCCCTGACAATGAAAGTAAAACGTCAACATTTGTGCAATGTATTGTCTTACACAATGGACAAACTTTGGGTACCCACACAATTCAGGAACAACAGTAGTGATGTCACTGGAAAAAGATACTTATATATGCATCATGAACTAGGTTTAAACAAATATGTGGTAAAACCTTCTTCCATTATATTGCAAAAATAGTACTGAAACTACTATGAGAAAGGCATTTATATATTGTTATGTTTCAAAACACCAATATGCAAATAGTTGTCGAAATTcagttaatgtaagaaaCTAGTATGAACATGAATTCTTTAAGTGCAAAAACCAACATGAAATTTGAGATTCAAGATGCTCGGAGTAGGAAatccctacgacaagcatagGGTTCAATATCCCTAATTTGTGGAGACAAGTCTAAAACCAAACTATAGTCcttcaaaaggaaatcgaatgcaaaaacaaaagaagaaaagaaaggatTCCCCTCTAGGAAGTGGATAAAGACATTAATACATACCTTATAgaggaaagaaaatggaaTAATACTTTGGAGTTCTTATTGTGTTGTGCATCTAGTGGTACAGGTTTACAAAAATTAGAATTGGAACACAATGTGCTTACCAAGGTATTGTTCTCAGCCTCAGGAAGCAACAGACGGAAGCGGCTACCTcctttggttttccttgtgcaacaCTGATTGCGAAACATCAAGCGACGGACGGGAGCGGCTACCTcctttggttttccttttgcagcaCTGATTGCAAAAAATCAAGCAACGGACGGTTGCACCGTGAATAGAAAAAGGCTACTGGCAATATAGGCCACAAAGATGTTGGTACTGGCTTTGGGAATACAGTCAACTCCCTTTGGCTTGTACAATGCGGgttccgttttcgtcgttgccCCATACGAGATTCTGAAAAGTCCCACAGCCGCCCATTTGCACGGCGGAGTCGTCGGGGAATTGTTCCATGGCGGCCACGAGGACTTGAATACCTCCGGCGCTAGCGATGCCGCCCTTGTTGTTCTGATCCAGTGCCAGATTCTGGAGTGCTCTCCCGCCGGCAGCTTGTACGAGTGCGTCGTCGGAGAAGCGGTGCATCgccttgacaatggcgagGAGTCCACCGGTGAGACTAATGGTGACACGGTTGGGAACATATAGAATCTTTACATACCGGTATTTTCCTGTTTAACATTGCATGTACATAACGCCTTGTTGTTCTATTGTCGCAAATACAGCAAACTCCCAATTGCCGCTGCCGCAACACTGGGAACTCCCTGCAAAATTGTCAACATATTCTTCGAACGCGTCGGGGCAGCGCTGCTGCCAAAGCCCGTAGCTGTTGGTTTCGGCTATCATCCTTGTTTCCATTAGGTATGCCATATGGTACCGGAAGACAATAAAAGACTAATAATAAGGTAGTTTCATTGTGAAGAGTCGAACGAAATGAGAATTCGGTATGCAAATGGTCAAGGGTAACCTCTTTCGATCGGCTTGCAGGCTCGACAGAGCAtcggtttgaatcgcaaacggccaaaagcaaatgtttctGAAGATGACGTGTATCAGTCGTGTGGATGGTTTTCATACCCGCGAGACTAGGTGATCTAGCCATCCCCCTCACAGTCACCGTGAGCTGTGATACGCCGATACAATGTCTGTCGTTCGGATACATTTTCAAATCTGCTAAAAGCATGGAATGTGGAATGCAACGAAACACTGTCGgtccaaaaacaaaactCGTTCACTGCACCCTCGAATGATGTCGATAGGCTGTTGGCCACGTCGGCGTCTGAGGTTCGGTCCCGACTTTTCGACACCAATCAAAGACCCACAGAGAACAGAGTTTTCGTTATAGCCCAAACCCCGCAGGGTCCAATCAGAACACTTTCGATACGCAACGTTTGGAGGCCCATATTTCGTGTCGTCACACAAACGATCAACACCAAGCGGAAACCCGAACGACTCGGCATACCATACAATTGCACCCCACTTCCGTGTCAACCAAGCCTCGGGGATCTTGCACAGGCTCCTCGCGTTTGACGCTCATAGGACCACAGCAGCACTCCACAGAAGACCATCTTGTTTCCAACGAAACGTGAGGCCTCCACTTGCCATTGCATCTTACGAAGAATGAATTTCCCGACACGAGTAATAACGAATTCAGGTAGTCGATCATCTTCCTGGCGGAGGATCCAAAGGCCTTctacatcaacaacaccTTCCAATAGAACTTCCACACCCTGTCGCTGCCGATGGATATCCACGGCTGCTACGACTTCGGTGTCCCCGAATCTTTCTTTTAATTGCACGGACATGCTTTTCGAGAAGAAACTTCCGTTGTCCGATTCGCGACTCTGGCGAATCCAAAACGCACGAAGGTTGAGCAGTTGGGCTTACACAACGACCTCGCTGGCCTCCGACACATCGATACCTCTGTCCTCTTCTACTACCGTAACTGATAAGACTACCAACAAATCCAATTCCTCCGAACTGTTGGACGTGTTTGTCGATACTCAGTATGATATGCAGCAGCTCGAAAGTCTCGCTTCGCAGCGTCCGACACCGCTGCGTCTCGCTGACATGTACGAGTATGGGCGCGGTATAGATCCGGCGCAACGTCTCCGCAATTCGCAGTTCCTTCATCGTGAATTGCCCATTCGCGTCGCCCAACGCGCCTACGACTTACTCACTTTGCCACACGGCTTGTCCAACGCCACACCCATTCGACAAGTCGCCGCAACCTATATACAATATCTCCAGCAGTTTAAATCACGACCCTGCCCGCAGAACAAGCCACAGGAAGAAGAGTTTACGGATTTTGTGCAATCGCTGGTGCTGGATCGCGCGGCCGTTCCGATTTCGATTTTTCGGGGTATTTTGGCTTGGATGGGATCAGCCCCGCATAGCGACGATGACCGCCAGGATCAAACTTCCTCATT
This is a stretch of genomic DNA from Phaeodactylum tricornutum CCAP 1055/1 chromosome 17, whole genome shotgun sequence. It encodes these proteins:
- a CDS encoding predicted protein, with product MKRARHLHNPIVVILVSVLYLTLYGTFADQENGDWKPFVKETHDAHLFEPSTIAAVNSASAFPKPTRVIDDTATVIVEPTFGTHRPEEDAIFAYAEGYKLSYYMMFLETLTASGFRGDVVLAIAEQRIVREDVVDYLNTYTQGDPEKPAVVVYQMPLDCDGEPNNQRRVTRLGDTDAVLIILQSSRFFWVDELRHVTRTAHDPREGRVVATIRYEWYWIWSLRYNTHSWLMLLDARDSYFQSNPFISLPRETHPDREDGLLYLFGENTEATRLGSSTKNLKWIRNGYGEATLKALEDKPTICSGSTMGEQIAIETYLRAMVNEHDEASVRMTGSDQGFHNYLYYSNKLSQADSIRKIIVWEQGRGIINNLGALRTKELKAWGNYNPKTHEVYQWDGATLSPVVHQWDRDKDLHSWMNGHMHKKWKAEWEERKRQAKNQ
- a CDS encoding predicted protein, encoding MAYLMETRMIAETNSYGLWQQRCPDAFEEYVDNFAGSSQCCGSGNWEFAVFATIEQQGVMYMQSAGGRALQNLALDQNNKGGIASAGGIQVLVAAMEQFPDDSAVQMGGCGTFQNLVWGNDENGTRIVQAKGS